AGCAGTCATAGACTATTTGGGGGGCTAGTTGGGGAAGGCAGGAGCCGTTGGATAATGGAGAACAGGGAGATAACTTCGGGCGATCGCCGATCTCCCGGTTGCCGAATCTTGCTGAATCTTGCTGAAGCTCTGCAATTCCCCTCTACTTCCCATGCATACCCTGCCCCCCGGCACTTTTGGACTCCCCTTTCTCGGCGAGACGCTCAACTTCTTTACCGATCCCAACTTTGCCCAAAAGCGCCATGAACAGTATGGCGACCTGTTCAAAACGCGCCTGTTGGGGAAGCCGACGATTTTTATGCGGGGCGTGGAAGCGAATCAGTTTGTGCTGAGCAACGAAAACACGTACTTTAGCGTGGACTGGCCGCCCAGCACCAAGGCGCTGCTGGGGAAACTGTCTCTGGCGCTGCAAACCGGGCACGAGCACCAGTCTCGCCGCAGGCTGCTGGCTCAGGCTTTTATGCCGCGAGCGTTGTCGGGCTATATCAGCACAATGGAAGCCATCACGCAGCGCTATACCCAGCGCTGGCAGCAGCAGGGCCAGCTAACGTGGTATCCCGAACTGCGAAACTACACGCTGGATATTGCCTGCAAGCTGTTGGTGGGGCTGGACAAGGGTTCCCAAACTCGCCTAGGGCACGTTTTTGAAACCTGGTGTCAGGGTTTATTTTCAATTCCGCTCAATGTGCCGTGGACGGCATTTGGCAAGGCCAAGCGGGCGCGGCGGCTGCTATTAGAAGAAATGGAGCAAATTATCCGCGATCGCCAGCAGAGACTCTCTCAGTCCCTCAATTCCTCAGATGGGCCAGAGTCAGACGGGTCAGAGGCTAGCGACGCGCTGGATTTGCTGATTCGCGCCCGCGACGAAGACGGGCAGGGCCTCAGCCTGGAAGAGCTAAAGGATCAAGTCTTGCTGCTGTTGTTTGCAGGGCATGAAACCTTGACCTCGGCGATCGCCTCCTTTTGCCTGCTCACGGCCCAGTCGCCCGACGTGCTAGACAAACTGCGGGCCGAGCAGCGCGGGTTTGACCCAGCCGCGCCGCTGAGCCTCGATTTGCTGAAACAAATGACCTATCTAGAGCAAGTGTTGCGAGAGGTGCTGCGGCGTATTCCCCCGGTCGGCGGCGGCTTTCGCACAGTGCTGCAAGACTGTGCTTATGGTGGCTACACCATCCCCAAAAACTGGAGCGTGCTGTATCAAATTGGGCCGACGCACCAAGATGCATCCCTCTATCCCCAGCCAGAGCAGTTTGACCCAGAGCGATTTAGTGCTGCCCAACTGGGCGATCGCTCGGCCGATCAGCAGCGCTACGGATACGTGCCCTTTGGCGGCGGCATCCGCGAGTGTTTGGGCAAGGAATTTGCTCGGCTAGAAATGAAGATCTTTGCCACCCACCTGCTGCGGCATTGGCAATGGACGCTGCTGCCCGACCAAGACTTGAGCATGGTGATTGTCCCCACGCCCCACCCCCGCGACGGGCTGCGGGTGGCGTTTGTGGCACGGGAGGCAGGCTGATGGCGGCTTCTCCCCCGTTTATCGTCATCAACGGCCAGCAGCAGCTTTCTCTTGCCCAGGCGGTGCGATATTTGCAGGCAGCGGGCAAGCTGGACGAAATGATTGGCGAAATCCTGCGGCAGTTTGTGCTGGATCAGGCATTGGGCGATCGCGCTGCGGGGCAGCCAACCGGGGCAGCGGTGGAGGCGGCGATCGCCCACTTTCGCCAGCAGGCAGATTTGACCGATCCCCTCGCGTTTCAGACTTGGTTGGAGTCTCAAGGGCTGGATGCAGAAGCCCTGCAAACCCAGACCCAGCGAGAACTCCAGCTTCGCCAACTGCGCGATCGCCTGACGGAGCCGCACCTGTCGCAGTATTTCATTGAGCGCAAGCTGGATTTGGATCAGGTTGTGCTGTCGCGGCTGGCGGTGGGCGATCGCGATCTGGCAGAGGAGCTATATCAACAATTGCTAGAGGGCGCAAGTTTCGAGACCCTGGCGCAGGACTATTCCCAAACGGGCGATCGCCTGTTCAATGGAATGCTGGGGCTACTCAGCCGGGGCAGCCTGCCCGATGCCCTCCGCGCTGCCGTGGATGCGGCCACTCCTGGCGATGTGCTGCCGCCGCTGTTTATCGAGCAAGAAAACCTGTGGTGCGTCTTCCGGCTGGATCGCGTCCTGCCTGCCACACTCGACCACCCCGAAGTGCTGGAAACCCTGCGGAATGAGCTATTCGACCAGTGGATCATGCGGCAGCTCGATGGGCTGGATATTGAGGTGTTGGTGGGAGAGTGAGGGGTTTGGATTTTGGATTTTGGGTAGGCGGGCAATCTAAAATCGCCAATCTAAAATCCCCAACCTAAAATCGCCAATCTAAAATCGAGATCGCGATGCAGCTTCATCCCGGCTTCTGTCCTGGTCTTTCTTCGGGCATTCCCAGCGTGGCGATCGCCGCGATGCCCAAAATCGACACCAGCAAGCCTGTTGAACCCAGCGTGGTGCTGCCCAAGGCTAGGATCAGGCTGAGCGCCAGGACAATCCAGCGATTGGGATGGCGAAGCTGGCGAATGGCGTTGACGAGTAAGTAAATAAACAGCGCAGGCAGGGCAAAGGTCAGCCAGCGTTCGGGAATCTGGAGACCAACGACGCAGCCGAGCCAGGTTCCTGCCACCCACGCTCCCCAGCAGCAGCAGTGCATCCCCAAATAATAGGCAAATGGGCGCTGCGGGTCAGACATTTCCAGGGCAAAAACTTCATCCACCAGCCCGTGGCAGAGCAGCCAGCGCTGCCAGGTGGGGAACTGGGCATAGCGATGACGGGCGATCGCCAGGCTCATGGGCACATGGCGCAGGTTCATCACCAGCACGGTGATCCCGATGCTCAGCGCGGCTAGCCCCTGCCGCAAGCCTTCTACGGCCGCAAACTGGGACGCGCCTGCAAAGATCCAGGCCGACATACCCAGGGTCGCTTCCACCGATAGCCGGGCCTGGATGGCGATCGCCCCAAAGCTGACAGCCGTGGGCAAAAATCCGGCTACAATTCCCAGCGCCCGCGTCCCGCCGCGCAAAAACTCTCGCATGTCTGCTTCTCCGGTTGGTTCAGGACTGACGCACTTGCGATAAGTTTTCTGGGTTGTGGAGGATTTTTCGCGGGCGCAGCCCGCGAAAAATCCTCCAACTGCGTAAGTCCTATGGTTGTTCATTGGCTTAACTTTTGGCTTAACAGCGGCAACGGCGGTGGTGTTGCAGGGGGGCGATCGCTAGACTAAGGCCATCAGCAATCAGTTCTCGAACCCCCCGAAACTTATGAGAAATACTCATCCTGACTACAGTTGGCTGTTTCGGTTTGCGGTGCGCGTGTTGAAATACTTTCTTCTAACGCTGTTTGGAATTTTGGTAGCAATTGTGCTGTCAAAGGTTTTAGTGATTGCCCCTCTCCTGCATCTCCTGGTGAGCATTTTGGATGCCGCCCTGTTTAAGACGATGGGGTTGGTCTTTTGCCTGATGGCGATCGCCGTGGTGGTGGAGTCGATTCGCTAGGAGCCGTCTATCGCCCGCTGCACTTTGGCGACCTGCTTGGGCGCGTCTGTTTTTTGGAAGAGGGCGATTGCCGCCTGAAAGCTTTCTTCGCTGCGGTGGGTGTCGCCCATTGCCCGATAGGTCAGCCCTTGCTGGTAGTAGGCTTCGGCCAGGTCATACTTTGCGCCCACGTCCCGCAGGTATTGAATCGAAGCCTGATGTTTTGCAACGGCCTGGTCATAGCGTCCCTCTTCGGTGTCGAGTGCGGCATCTCCATAGAGCGCCTTGGAGGTGGCTTGTCCGTAAGCGCTGCGTTCTCCAAAATCTAGCACGCGATGATAGAGCAGGCGCGACCGCTGAATTTCGCCCAGTTCCCGGTAGGTCAGCCCCAAGAAAAACAGGCGATATTCCGTCACCCAGCTTGGCAATTGGTGATCGCCCAGTTGTTCGACGGCTGTGTAGAGGTCATCTGCAATGTTTCGCGCTGCCTTGCGATTCCCCAGCCGCAGGTGGAGATAGGCAATGTAAAACAAGACCGACCTGCGGTAACGGGCATCGGTCAGCGGTTGGCAAAGCTGCTCGACCTGGCTATGGGCCGCCATGCCCGCTTCGTATTCGCCTAGGGCAATCTGGCAGATGCCAATGGTCAGCAGGGCGTTGATTTCCACCAGCCGCAGCTTGAAGGCCGTATCGTCGTCTGGGGGCGTTTGCAAGACCGATTGGGCGATCGCCCGCGCTTTTTGGCAGCATCTCACCGCCTCGTGGATATTATCAGACGAATAGTAGTAGACCGCGCCCAAAATGCCGTAGAGTCTGGCGCGGCGATAGCTGTCGGGGAGCCGATCCACCACCGCCAGGATCACCTCCTCCGCCTGACTCAGTAGCCCCCGCTTGTAGAGCGATCGCCCCAGCGATTCGTTTGTGCCCCAGCGGTTGGGTCGCTTTTGAATAATCACGTCCGCCGCTGCCTCGTGGTCGCCCCGGTCGATGTAGTGATAGTAGGCTTCCAGCGCCGTTTGCACATCGTCTTGCGTGATGATGGTGGTCACCCGCTCGGTCCAAAATTCTGCGGCGTGGCGGTGGGCCGTGGCATAGTCGGGGGTGCTGGCCAGCCGATCGAGCGCCTGGGCGCGAATCACTGGATGCAGCCAGTAGCGCTCCTGTTCGCACTCCACCAGCGATCGGTCTTGCAGCGCTCGAACCACGCGGCGATGGCGGCTCTCTGGCACGTCCCACAGCAGGCAAAATAGCCCTTCTATCGGCACCGTCGGCACGTCCTGATAGCGATAGCAGCCCATGCGACACAGCAGGTTATAGGCATCGGGCGATAGCTCTTGCAGTCGGTTGAACTGCTGGTTGACCTGGTCTTCTAGCTCGCAATGGCTCAGCAGGTTGGTCTGGTTGACCCGCCAATAGGCCGCCACATCCCCCGCAAAATCTTCGGCGATGCTGCTGCCGATTAGATCCATGCTTTTGGCATTGCCGCCGTGGGCCCGGTGTAGCGCCTGCATCGCAGGGGTATCGACACAGCGCAGCCCGCGATTTTGAAACACCTTTTCCCAGGCGGGCAGGGCTAGCCCCCGCAGCGGATAATGCTGCACCGACACCATATATTCGTGCAGGCGTTCGCGGCTGGTGATCAGCGTTGTAGACTGCACCGACGGGTCGGCCAGCACGTTGAGCAACTCCACATAGCGGCGATGTGGCTCGATAAAGCGTCCGTCCGGGTCGAGGGCGGGTTCCAAGTTGTCGATCAAAATGCCGAGGCGATTCCCGTAGGGATCGCTTTGCGAATCGCCCTGGAGCTTGCGCTTGAGCCGATCCAGCGACACGAAAAACTCGCGGCCCGGTTCTTCGCCCAACTGCCGCAGCTTTTCCTCCAGCAGCGCCTCAACCGGGGCAATGTCCTTGGTGGCCTTGGCAATGGGGAATTCCAGCACTGCGCCAAACTTTTGCTGGAGATAGTTTCGCGCCAGCGTCGTTTTGCCAATGCCCGCCCGCGCCTGGATCACGATAATCTTGAAGCCCCGGCTCAGGAGTCCGTCTAGGTCGGCGATCGCCTCTTCCCGCCCGACGAAGTTGGGATCGGTCGCGGCTTCGTCAGCAACTGCCTGGGCCGATTGGTGGTCGTCGGGTTGCAGCGTCAGCCCAAAGGCGCGAAACAACTGTTCGAGCGATCGCGCATCGACCCCGCGCAGTTGGTCGCGCTGCTGGTCGAGCCAGGGCCGCAGAATGCGAGAAATGGTTTCCGGCGAGAGGTATTCCGCCGTGTGCCCGTTGGGGTTTCCAGGCTCGGTGCAGCGGGCAATTGCCGCGTAGGTGGGGCGATCGCCCGGAAACCGAAGGCACACAGCCTGCCAGATGCGGTCAAATCCCGTTTGGGTTAAGATGCGTCCCCGCTCACGCCGTGATAATACAGCCATGCCTGTAGACAGAATCAGCCATCCAACCGACCAAACGCTTTAGCAAGTGAACCCTTGGTTCACGGAGCCACCCACACCATTGCGTCAATATTCCCATGCTTTTTGGGAAATACTGAAAACTTCTTCCCTGAATCTTTATACTCAGGTTCGACCGTCCCCTATGCTGACTAGCAGCAACCCTTCGTCTCAGAGTCTCTGCCGTTAGCCCCGTTAGCCCCTCTAGATCCTCCCAATCTCCAACGCTTGGTGTTTCTCATGGTGAAGCTGAGCCACGTCGTTCCCTTTGGGCGATCGCTCGCCGAGTATCGCCTGATGTTTAACCTGACCGACCTCGACCTGTCCCGCGACATTTTGGACGCGGGCGGCGGCCCGGCCAGCTTCAACGCCGAGATGCACCAGTTGGGGTATCGGGTCATCTCCATCGACCCGATTTATCAATTCAGCGGCGCGGAAATCGAGCAGCGATTCTACGCCTGCGCCAGCGACATCATTCGCCAGGTGAAAGACACGCCCGATGGCTGGGTATGGGGCTATCACCAGTCGCCGGACGACCTGCTGCGGAACCGCGAAACGGCGCTGCGGCGGTTTTTGGCAGACTATGACCAGGGCAAGGCCGAAGGACGCTATCTCGTAGGCGAGTTGCCCGATCTGCCGCTGAGCGATCGCCCCTACGACCTGATGCTCTGCTCTCACCTGCTGTTTCTCTATTCCAACCATCTCAGCCTGGAGATGCACTGCCGCTCTATCGCCGCCCTGATGGTGCGGGGGCAAGAACTCCGGATCTTTCCGCTGCTGACCCTGGAACGAGTGCGATCGCCCCACCTCGAACCCGTCTGCGAAGTCCTCACCGACTTGGGCTATTACGTGGAAATCGTCCCGGTGTGCTACGAACTGCAAAAAGGCGGCAATGAGATGCTGCGGGTAACACGGCTGGCGGTCTAGTCGGTCGCAAATGATGCGAATGATTGAGAGAGGACTTATGCAGTTGGACTTATGCTGTTGGACAATTTCTCGCGGGCCGCGCCCGCGAGAAATTGTCCAAAATCCAGAGAGCTTATCGCAAGTGCGTCAGTCCTGTGAGAGATGAACGGAGCATCTGTTAGAGATTACAAAGAGACGACAAGCGTCCTGATGACTGATTTCCTTTTTACCTTGAGTGTTTACCTTGAGACAGATTTAGATCCATGCCCGATCCAATCCATCAGTGGTTCTCTACCCAACGCATCACCGATTCTCTGTACCTCATCACCGAGCCGCATTACTACTGGTTTAACCGGGCAAATTTGTGGCTAATTAAGGGGCGCGATCGCGATTTGCTGATCGACACGGGGCTGGGCGTACTCAGCCTGCGGGCCTATCTGGCAGATTTGCTGGACAAGCCGCTGCTGGCGATCGCCTCCCACATTCACTTCGACCACGCTGGGGGAATGCACGAGTTTGACCATCGCGCCATCCATGCGGCCGAGGCCAGCGCCCTGCGGATGGGCGACGACTACGAGGCACTGTGTACGCCGCAGCAGGGCTGGGTGCGGCAGGAGGATTTTTACCAGTTGCCCTACGAGGGCTTTACGGTGACCACCTACAGGCTGCGGGCCTGCGAGCCAACCCAGATTTTGAATGAGGGCGATGTGCTAGATCTGGGCGATCGCGCCCTGGAAGTGCTGCATCTGCCGGGCCACTCTCCGGGCTGCATCGCGCTCTACGACCCCAAAACGCAGGACTTTTTTTCCGGCGACGTGATCTACGACGGTGAACTGCTGGACGATCTGCATTGCAGCCATATCCCCACCTACCTGGCCACCTACGATCGGCTGGCGCGGCTGCCTGTGGAGACAGTCTATCCGGGGCACTACCGGATTTTTGGCAAAGCGGACTATGGGCGCATTGTGGACGAGTATCGGCGATCGCGCCGTAGTCTGGGCTGTCCGGGTGAACGGGTGCAGTCCTACGGCGGCCGGACTTAGCCATTGGCACCCTCGACAAGACCGATGCGTCACCAGGCAAAATCCGTGCTAAAACGGGGCGATAGAAAGGGGCGATGGGCAATTCGCGAAGCGATCCCTTCGAGGATCGCCCTGGCCGCTAGAATGAAATCGTCGATGGGGTCTTTGAACCTGCGGTTACGGTTGGGCCGGGTCGCCGTTTTAGCGGCACGCCTGGATTGAAGGGTCACGCAACGTCTGATGTCTGATTTGCAGCAGAAGCATCCGCCGGGAACGTCGCCGCTGGCACTGTGGTTTCGCGATACCACGGGGCTGACGGAGGAGCGCGTCCAGTTTCGCCTGCGCGGCAATCATCTGCACATTCTCTGTGAGGCGCAGCCCTGCCCCGACCGGGGGGCGATCGTGGGGCGGCTGCTGCCTGCGCTGCGGAAGGTTGACCTGAATACGCTGGTGCCCGCCGGACAGCCGACGATTTATCAAATTTATCTCTACGGTCGGCGACCCGGACAGTCGTTGCCGGACTGGTCGTTTTCGATTGATCTGCACCAGTTGGACTATCAGCTCCAGCAGTTTCTTGGGGAACAACTGCTGGCGGAAGAGTCCCCAGAGTCCTCGTCGCAGCGGGGCGGGCAGTTGGCGACGGTCAGTGCCGGATCTAGGTCTGTTTCAAAGGTTGGCTTTGGTGGGCTGCTGTCGGGCGATTCGCGTAGCGATCTCTCTGGGAATCGCTCGGTCGAAGGCGATGCGGCGCTCTCTGGGTCAACCCTGGGTCTGGCGCGGCAGGGGCATCCGGGGGCGATTCGCGAAGCGACCCCTGCGGGAATCGCCCGCTACCTGAGCGACCACCTCAGCAGCTTTGGCATATCCGTGAGGGCAACCGTCAAGCCGCTGCGCCTCGCCCCAGGGCCCGATCCCGATGCCGCACCGGAACCCCCACCCCAGCGGCTCTGGGTGCTGTGCGAGGCGAATTATTCGCTGGATTCCTCTCTGCTGGCGGAGCCGCTGGCTCAACATTTGCGCGATCTGCGGCTAGAGGGCTTTCGGGATGCGGTGGTGCGGGTGCAGGTGGCGGGCGAAAGCCAGCCTGACTGGATGCTCCAGGTCGATCTGACACCGCCCGATGCCATGCTGCGAGAGTGGGCCCGCTGGGGCGACGTGGGCAGTCTGACGCGCCTGCTCAACCCGGTGCTGGAGATGCTGGAGGGCGAGGTGTCTACCGCAACGCTGCGGGACTCGACGCTGCACCTGTTTTGTAGCCCCCTGCCCCAAAGCAGCCTTGCGCCCCATCCCCCCGACCGAGCGGCAGTGAAAGCGGGCGTGGGGGCTGTGTTGCAATCCATCGCGCCCCAGGGCATCCATGCTGCGACGGTCTACGGCCAGGTATTGCATCAGGAAACGCCGGCCTGGGTGGAATGGCTGGATTTGCCCGCCAGCCAGCAGCCGCACTTGGCAGACTCGACGCTGACCCTGGCCCAGCGGGGCGACTGGGGGGCGATCGCCTTTCTGCTGAATCGTCTGCTCAACCCCGACCTGACGCAGCAGTTGGCGACGGGCGGCATCCGTGTCCAGCTTTTGCCCAAGCCCGATGGCAGCGTATCATCGGATGCACCCACCCACGCCCAGCGCTATCTGCTGCATGTGATGAGCGATGCGCCCGTCTGTCCAGACCAGCGGCGGGTTGGCACGACGGTGGTGCGCTTTCTGCGGGATCTGAATTTGCCGCAACTGGCCGGTGTGCGGGTTTACGGGCGGCGTGCGGGACAAAAGTGGCCGCTGTGGAGCTATGGGGTGGATTTTGCGCCGCGATCGCGCGTGGTGCCAGAGCCAGCGCCAGAATTTGCGGCCACCGATGCCTATGTGGGCGACCTGCTGACTCCTGGCGGCGACCTGATCTTGCGCTCCGACGCAGATCTGCAAACCGTCTGGCAGCGCTGGTGCGATCGCCTCAGCGCGTCGATTCGGCGGGCGTTGGTGAAAACGCACCTGTTTGCTCCCACGGAGGATGCCCCCGCAGACGACTCCTCGGAAGCCTGGCGCTCGGACGGCCGCAGCTATCGGAATGGGGCCCTAGCAGCGGTGTGGGGGGCGGCAGGGCTGCTGTTGGCGGTGCAGGCAGACTGGCATCTGGCGCGACTCTTGCAGCAGCCTGAGCAAACGACCCAGCCGGATCGGTTTGTGGCGGTGGATGAGGTGCCGTCGCTGGCCTTGCCGCCAAGCCGGAACCCCTCGGCGACCGCTGCTGAAGCCGGAGCCGACGACGGGCGATTCCCACCGGGAGCGCTACGCAAATCGCCCAGCCCAGAGCCGCAGACCGAGGGCGATCGCATCTTTGATTTATCAGGCTTTACTCGCAATGAGGAAGCCGAAGGGGAGTCTAGCACCCCCAACCCGTCGCCCTCGCCAGAGGTGCAGATCTCGTCGCGATCGCTGCCCTACACGCCCGTCAGCGCGACCGAGCCGCAGACGGTGGCCGAGGTGCTGGCGGCGGGGCTGCCCTTCCCCACCTTCAATAGTCGCCAGCTCGACGAGAAGCTGATGCTCTACTACGAGCGGCTGCGGCAGACGGGCAACCCGCCCGATGTGCTGATCGTGGGTAGTTCGCGGGCCCTGCGGGGGGTTGACCCGGTGGCGCTCCAGCGGGAACTGGCGACCCTGGGCTATGCCGATGTGTCGGTGTTCAACTTTGGGGTCAACGGCGCAACGGCGCAGGTGGTGGACGCGATTTTGCGGCAGGTGCTAAAGCCCAACCAGTTGCCGAGGCTGATTCTGTGGGCCGACGGGGCGCGGGCCTTCAACAGCGGCGCGGTGGATGTCACCTACAACGGCATTGCGGTGTCGCCTGCCTATCGGGAGCTATTGGCGGGCACGCTGGCGCGACCCCAGGTGCTACCGGAGGATTTTGAAACCCCAGCGGAACCCGCAGAACCGACACCGACCCTCAACACCACGCTGCGCGACAGCTATCAAACCCTCGACCGCTGGCTGAGTCGGCAACTGGGCGATCGCTCGGCGGTGTTTGGTCAGCGCGATCGCCTTAAGGACGCGCTCCAGCAGCGGGTTCGTCCAGAGTCCCCCAGCGCCGTGTCTGCGGCCCCCCCGCCGGGCCGCAGCCCGATGCCCTCGCGGTTGCCCGCCGACTCGGCCGAGTCCCTGGTGGAGGCGGGGCGCGACCTGATCGACTTCGACGGCTTTTTGCCCCTGGCGCTGCGGTTCAACCCCGCCACCTACTACCAGGAGTATGCCCGCGTGCAGGGCCGCTACGATGGCGACTATACGGATTTTCGGATTGAGGGCGTGCAGGCGGCGGCGTTTCAGTCGGTGCTGAGGCTGGCGAGCGATCGCAATATTCCCGTCATTTTCATCAACCTGCCGCTGACGGATGAATACCTCGACCCGGTGCGCCGCCAGCACGAGCAGACCTTCCGCCAATACCTGCTGCGCGAGGATCTGGACAGCCCCAGCCTGGTTTTCCGCGACCTGGGCGAAATCTGGCTGGATCAGTACGACTATTTCTCTGACCCCAGCCACCTGAATCGCTACGGCGCGTTTGCGGTTTCTCGGCGCATTGCCCAAGACCCGATGATTCCCTGGAGCTACGCCAGAGGCAAGTAGCCCAGAAAATTAGCCCAGAAAATTAGCCCAGATATTCGCTAAATTCTTCCGAGAACTTCAATCTCGCCCTGGGGCGTAGCGCGAACGAGGACGGCTTCGCCCTCGCGGGGCACGAGGGTCGTCAGGGCGGTGATGTTGACCTGGTGGGTAACCAGCACGACCACGCCGGGGGTGTTGCGCTGATCCAGAATGACTTTAGTTTGGACTAACTGGCATCACAATAATGCTCAACAGGATGCCATAAAGAATCTGCTCAACCGTTCATAACAGTTGAACTTAAGGAATTGGATACAATCCTGCTCGCAGTTAAGCTGCTGTTGCAACCGGACTGTTCAGGGATTGTTCGGATGTCTTGCGTTTCGAGGCTCGTTTTTTGACCATCGGATAGCAGGGACGAGGAGTTGGCTTGTGCCCCTTGCCTCGTCCTGGCGATTTACCACGAGGTTTAGGCGCAGGAGCAGGGGTGCCAATCGCTGCCAAAATGCCTGCAAACGCTTGTGCGACCCGACCCGGAGTCAACGTTTCTTGCGGTGCCTGCCAGGGCAAGGGGTGGTCAGTACAGTCCTTTCGCGCTAACCACAACTGCCAACTGAGCAACGGCATCAGGCTGCTCCACTGTTCGGTTGCCGATACAGAACTGAACTGGGGATGTGTCCAATATAGCCTCTGCTTGGCAAAGCGATACCAGTGTTCAATGGCAAAGCGACGGAGGTAGTGCAACCACAGGGTTTCTAACGGAGGCATCTGCTCACCCAGCCAAACTAACCACAAAGGAGCCAAGCGTCGCGTGCTGCTCTGTGTCTCCAGCACCTCCACGCGCAACACTTCCATTGCCCGTTTGGGGGATTTGCGGAAATGGTATGCACTCCAACGACTGACCCGCACTCGTCCCCAGTTGGGATCATCGACTTCAACGGTTTCGACCGGGACACTCCAAGTGTCAGGGTCATTGAGTTTCATCTTATGTCCATGCTTGGCAGGTGCGCCTCGCCCTCGATACGCTGGGGGCGCGCCATAGACACATCGATTGGATGTAACCCGCAGCAGCAAGTCTGCCTCAATCCCTGCCGTTTGGTTGACAAAACTGGCATTGCCGTACCCTCGGTCGTAGATCGCCAACGGACGCACCGCTAACTGCCGAGTCACTTGTTTGAGTTGGAATGCCGCTTTACTGGCGGGTGTTTCAAAGCTGGTGATGCGCTCATGCCGCAATGGTAATGCCCAACTGCCCCTGTCTTCAGCAATCCAGGCTAAGGTACTGTAGTTTTGTCCGGC
The Thermoleptolyngbya sichuanensis A183 DNA segment above includes these coding regions:
- a CDS encoding NF041680 family putative transposase; the protein is MIFNELQQFRQTLYASLGNARDALFDLMDAVLVSACIVSFVRLSQSPVFRRQWSSTYEALRDSRLPRSKVLKLLVQQIPTQQQPLLAGDASRWNRPAARRLKDRTLSGRTGHAPIAGQNYSTLAWIAEDRGSWALPLRHERITSFETPASKAAFQLKQVTRQLAVRPLAIYDRGYGNASFVNQTAGIEADLLLRVTSNRCVYGAPPAYRGRGAPAKHGHKMKLNDPDTWSVPVETVEVDDPNWGRVRVSRWSAYHFRKSPKRAMEVLRVEVLETQSSTRRLAPLWLVWLGEQMPPLETLWLHYLRRFAIEHWYRFAKQRLYWTHPQFSSVSATEQWSSLMPLLSWQLWLARKDCTDHPLPWQAPQETLTPGRVAQAFAGILAAIGTPAPAPKPRGKSPGRGKGHKPTPRPCYPMVKKRASKRKTSEQSLNSPVATAA
- a CDS encoding DUF1574 domain-containing protein; translation: MSDLQQKHPPGTSPLALWFRDTTGLTEERVQFRLRGNHLHILCEAQPCPDRGAIVGRLLPALRKVDLNTLVPAGQPTIYQIYLYGRRPGQSLPDWSFSIDLHQLDYQLQQFLGEQLLAEESPESSSQRGGQLATVSAGSRSVSKVGFGGLLSGDSRSDLSGNRSVEGDAALSGSTLGLARQGHPGAIREATPAGIARYLSDHLSSFGISVRATVKPLRLAPGPDPDAAPEPPPQRLWVLCEANYSLDSSLLAEPLAQHLRDLRLEGFRDAVVRVQVAGESQPDWMLQVDLTPPDAMLREWARWGDVGSLTRLLNPVLEMLEGEVSTATLRDSTLHLFCSPLPQSSLAPHPPDRAAVKAGVGAVLQSIAPQGIHAATVYGQVLHQETPAWVEWLDLPASQQPHLADSTLTLAQRGDWGAIAFLLNRLLNPDLTQQLATGGIRVQLLPKPDGSVSSDAPTHAQRYLLHVMSDAPVCPDQRRVGTTVVRFLRDLNLPQLAGVRVYGRRAGQKWPLWSYGVDFAPRSRVVPEPAPEFAATDAYVGDLLTPGGDLILRSDADLQTVWQRWCDRLSASIRRALVKTHLFAPTEDAPADDSSEAWRSDGRSYRNGALAAVWGAAGLLLAVQADWHLARLLQQPEQTTQPDRFVAVDEVPSLALPPSRNPSATAAEAGADDGRFPPGALRKSPSPEPQTEGDRIFDLSGFTRNEEAEGESSTPNPSPSPEVQISSRSLPYTPVSATEPQTVAEVLAAGLPFPTFNSRQLDEKLMLYYERLRQTGNPPDVLIVGSSRALRGVDPVALQRELATLGYADVSVFNFGVNGATAQVVDAILRQVLKPNQLPRLILWADGARAFNSGAVDVTYNGIAVSPAYRELLAGTLARPQVLPEDFETPAEPAEPTPTLNTTLRDSYQTLDRWLSRQLGDRSAVFGQRDRLKDALQQRVRPESPSAVSAAPPPGRSPMPSRLPADSAESLVEAGRDLIDFDGFLPLALRFNPATYYQEYARVQGRYDGDYTDFRIEGVQAAAFQSVLRLASDRNIPVIFINLPLTDEYLDPVRRQHEQTFRQYLLREDLDSPSLVFRDLGEIWLDQYDYFSDPSHLNRYGAFAVSRRIAQDPMIPWSYARGK